A genome region from Blastocatellia bacterium includes the following:
- a CDS encoding ABC transporter permease: MNRLAKVGLIIIGVLVLVAVLAPWLAPHSITEQTLAARLEGPSLAHPLGRDEFGRDLLSRLIFGARVSMRVGVTVVMVCSLVGTIIGALSGYYGGWIDRLIASFLFNTFLAFPGILLAIALVAFLGPSITNLILALCIIGWVSYARLVRGQVLKIKELDFVQAARALGASTPRVIVVHILPHVVQPLIVQATLGMAGAVLAEAGLSFLGLGVQEPWPSWGKMLDAGRAYLTTAPHLVIFPGLAIMITVMAFNVAGDGLNEWLNPRLRQGSDIASFSQERR; this comes from the coding sequence GTGAATCGGCTGGCGAAAGTCGGTTTGATCATCATCGGAGTGCTCGTGCTGGTTGCGGTGCTTGCGCCCTGGTTGGCTCCTCACAGCATCACCGAACAGACGCTCGCGGCGCGGTTGGAGGGTCCCTCGCTCGCCCATCCGCTCGGTCGCGATGAATTCGGTCGTGATCTCCTCTCCCGACTCATTTTCGGAGCCCGCGTCTCGATGCGCGTGGGGGTGACGGTGGTGATGGTCTGCTCGCTTGTCGGAACGATCATCGGCGCCCTCTCCGGCTACTACGGCGGCTGGATTGATCGCCTTATTGCCAGTTTTCTCTTCAACACGTTTCTGGCCTTCCCCGGCATTTTGCTGGCGATCGCTTTGGTCGCGTTCCTCGGACCGAGCATAACCAACCTCATCCTGGCGCTCTGTATTATCGGCTGGGTGAGCTATGCTCGGCTTGTTCGAGGCCAGGTCCTCAAGATCAAGGAACTGGATTTCGTTCAGGCGGCACGAGCCCTGGGAGCGAGTACACCGCGTGTGATTGTCGTTCACATCCTACCGCATGTTGTCCAGCCCCTGATCGTTCAGGCTACGCTGGGAATGGCGGGAGCTGTGCTGGCTGAAGCGGGACTGAGCTTCCTCGGCCTGGGAGTGCAGGAACCCTGGCCCAGTTGGGGGAAAATGCTCGATGCCGGACGTGCTTATCTCACAACAGCCCCGCACCTGGTTATCTTCCCTGGTCTGGCTATTATGATCACGGTCATGGCCTTCAACGTCGCCGGCGATGGACTGAACGAATGGCTGAATCCGCGTCTTCGACAGGGGAGCGATATCGCGTCCTTTTCCCAGGAACGAAGATAA